CCAGGGGCGGCCCGATCTACAACGGCGCCACCCCGGTGCCCCCGGCGGACGGCTGAGCGTGCACGCCGTCCAGCGCCCCGGCACCACCGTCCGCGCCCACCACCGGCCCGCCACCCTGGACGAGGCGCTCGGCCTGCTGGCCCGGCTCGGGCCCCGCGGCCGGGCCGTCGCCGGCGGCACCGACCTGCTCCTCGAGCTGGCCAGGGGGGCGAGGGCCGGGGTCGAGGAGCTGGTCGACCTGACCGCCATCGCGGGACTGGACGAGGTGACCGAGGACGGCGCCGACCTCGTGCTCGGGCCGCTCGTCACCCACAACCAGGTCCTGGCCGACGAGCGGCTGGTGGCCGGCGCCCTGCCCCTCGCCCAGGCCTGCCTCGAGCTGGGCGCCCCGCCGCTGCGCAACCGGGCGACGGTGGTCGGCAACCTGGTGACGGCCAGCCCGGCCAACGACACGATCTCGGCCATGCTCGCCATGGGGGCGACGGTGGAGGTGACGGCCGCCGGGGGCGGGCGCCGGCGGCTGGCCCTGGACGAGCTGATCACCGGGTTCCGCACGACCGCGCTGGCCCCCGGCGAGCTCGTCACCGCCGTGCGGGTGCCCCGGCTCGGGCCGGGGGAGCGGGGGCTGTTCGCCAAGCTCGGCCTCCGGCGGGCCCAGGCCATCTCGGTCGTCCACGTCGCCGCCGTGGTGCGGACGGACGGGGCGGTCGTCGCCGAGGCCCGCCTGGCCCTCGGCAGCGTGGCGCCGACGGTCGTGCGGTGCCCGGCCGCGGAGGCGGCGCTCGCCGGCCGCCCGCTCGACGGCGCCGCCATCGAGGAGGCGGCGGCCGCCGCGGCCGCCTCGGTCCGGCCCATCGACGACGTCCGGGCCACCGCGGCGTACCGGTCCGAGCAGGTCGCCGTCCTCGTGCGGCGGGTGCTGGCCGCCCTGCGGGACGGGCGGGAGCGGGACGGCTGGCCGGCCCGCCCGGCCCTGCTCCACCGGGCGAGGGACGCCCGCCC
The sequence above is drawn from the Acidimicrobiales bacterium genome and encodes:
- a CDS encoding FAD binding domain-containing protein, giving the protein MHAVQRPGTTVRAHHRPATLDEALGLLARLGPRGRAVAGGTDLLLELARGARAGVEELVDLTAIAGLDEVTEDGADLVLGPLVTHNQVLADERLVAGALPLAQACLELGAPPLRNRATVVGNLVTASPANDTISAMLAMGATVEVTAAGGGRRRLALDELITGFRTTALAPGELVTAVRVPRLGPGERGLFAKLGLRRAQAISVVHVAAVVRTDGAVVAEARLALGSVAPTVVRCPAAEAALAGRPLDGAAIEEAAAAAAASVRPIDDVRATAAYRSEQVAVLVRRVLAALRDGRERDGWPARPALLHRARDARP